TGAACACCAATTGAAATCAATCAGCAACCGatacaagattgcaagcaatcaaTCACGAATACACGTTGTCAATACGGCAAACCACAAACAGACTGACAGAGGAACAGCAGCAGTAGCAGACAAGAAACAGAATATAAATGAGTTCACATTGCAAATCACCATGAAAGCACACAGCTTCCTACCAAGAATGCTGCACAACCTAACTTGTAGGGAGGGTCTCCTTAATTGACTCTTAAACAAACTAGAAAATCAGATTTGAGGACTGATTGTGGGAGGATAAGGAAAAAACGAAAAGCAGAGTATTGAATCCAATTCAGATAAATCAGATTTGAAGGAGAtctgctctgatatcatgttagatgACCACTGTACCTAAAAGCTGAAGCTGTTAGGTTCTGGGCCAACAGTGTATATCAAGCTTTGACAGAGGGCTATAAATAGCCGTGTAGCGCTATTATTAGCCAACAACACTATTTGATTAGCAAAATAAAGTTTTTGTTCTAGCCCTATTTGCAGGAAATCCTATATTTAGGACAGGATTAACCCCTGTTAATACCTTCAATACCCTCGACTTCTGTTCTACATAAGTTTTGTACAATGTAAGAGATTTGAAGATCTTTTCAGTTCGGTTTCAGTTTACTTATAACGGGAAACGTTGGAGTCATTTTGATGGAAAATTTTTGGAATATAAAACCTTGATAATAGGTTTCTGTGCATGAAATAACACAATTGGGAAAAATATTGTGATTTAAGCATTTGGTTTTATATTAATATGATTCCTTGTCAACCAGTAAAAGAAATGTTTGATGGAGTTTTATAAAATTGTTAAAGGGGATGAGAGACAAGGCCTGCACTAGGAGAATTACAACTTGAATATAAGAATTCAATCTTGAATGAGAATTATCTAAAGCAAGACTAATGATATTAAGGACAAGTGACGCATGAGTTTGCTCCCATAAGTGGTATATGCAGTGCCTAATAGCTGGTGTAATTTAGCCTTCTTTCAAAATTGCTGAGAATATAGTTGGGGCAGATCTGCTTAAGGTGCTCAGGAGTTTCATGTTAATGGCATTATCCCCAAGagtatgaatttgaattttatcACCTTTGTTTCCTAGAAAGGTTGTTCTGTAgttagtaaattttttttaagaaaaagaattATATTAACGCTGGAACGAGAAGGTGCAAAGAAGGGAGGACAAGACGTCCTCCAAGAAGAGAGTTACTTATTTTCGGTCTATTAGCTTGACTACAAGTGTTTGTATGATCATTGCTGAGGTTCTTGTGATAGGATTGTAGTGGAGATAACGAACACCATTTCTAGTTCTCTGGCGGCTTTTGTGAGAGGTAGGTATAATAAGGTTTCAGCATTTTTAGAATGTTTTCTTTGGATAGtagattttcaatatttttttgaatGAGGTCTTTGTGTTGATATCATATACTTATGGAGGCACCTAACCCTTATAAGTGATGAGGATTATGGTGTCGAGCATAAAAATAAGGGCAGAAGAAGGGAAAACTGATGAAGCTTTTCCCCTGCTATTTGAAGGTGTGAAATCATGATCATAGCTTCCTGTTGTGATTAAAGTTTCTTCTATAAACTAATGCTTAAAGGGAAAGAAATTAACATTCTTGCGGAATCAATGTGCTTTGAGTATAACTTATTTACAGTCTGCTACGCACATATTTTGTTGAGTTTCAGATGGACTGCAGTAACTGGTAGGTTTCTTAGTAGAAAATTTTGCATTGTGAATAATAGTTGTTAATAGAATTTGCAAGTACTTGGCACTGACTCTAGTTTAAACTCATTAGTCTGACGGTTAACGCAGTTCAATATCTATTCATGTGAAACTTTGAAAGATTGTGTAAAAAAGGCTTCTGTTAAAGAACCACTCATTTGTTGATATTTAATGTTGTTTCTCCAGTTGTATATGGAATCATTACAAGATTTACTTGCACCAGAAAAGATTAATATCCCTATTGTTGAGGACTCCAAGAATGGGGAAATCTCGTTGCCTGGAGCTGCAGTTGTTAAAGTTCAGGATCTTGACCACTCTCTGCAACTGCTTCAAGTTGGCGAAGCCAACCGTCATGCAGAAAATACAAAACTGAATACAAATTCCTCACGTAGCCATGCAATCCTTATGGTGAGTCATATAGAAGTTCAGATTTTTTGTTCCTATGTTTCTTTTAAtctgtagaaaatattttttgtacttTAAAGTTCACAAATTTTGTCACTTCAATGAGAACTAAAGCCCTTTTTGTTCTATAGGTTAATGTTCGGAGATCTTTCTCTGAAAGAGTGGACAATGAGATTGTTTCTCAAGAGAAGCACATAAAGAGAGAATTATATGGTGGCAATGGCATACATACAGTTCGCAAAAGCAAACTGCTGATTGTGGATCTTGCGGGATCTGAAAGATTAGACAAATCAGGTGCAGTTGGCTACAGTATGGTGCCAATATGCTCCATGGCCTGGAAACCCAttgtgatttatttatttattttattgtttttgttctttaaaatttcttttggtTTCAAcgcatttttttgttttttaccaTTAGCCATTCTTACGTGTATAAACTGGATTCAGGATGACATTTTTGATGTACAGGCTAAATGTGCTATAGCTGAAAGTGTAATGtgaaaatcaatttcaaaattaTCTGGTAAAATGGATTCTGGCTATGCAATATTTTTTTACTATTAAATTATTCACATCTTATTTCACATGTTGCAGGCAGTGAAGGTCACTTGCTCGAAGAGGCTAAATTTATTAATCTTTCCCTTACTTCACTTGGGAAATGTATAAATGCATTGGCTGAAAACAATGCACACATACCTACTAGAGATTCCAAGCTAACGAGATTGCTTCGAGATTCATTTGGAGGTTATACCAGTGTTTTCACTCATTTGTATTTCTTAAATGCTTtgttttttatatatgataaaatacatTTAAGTTCTCAAAATTGAGTGTTTATTatttatcatcattattattactgttactactactactactactactactactactacagtAAAAAAATATGTTGCAGGCTTGAAGCTTTTTTCCCGTTTTTCTTGCCAGATGCAGCTTTTCCTTGTCAGTTGTCTTTCTGTTTGACTTTGTATTTTTTCCACCTTAAGCTTCAATCAATGAAAAGTTTGCAACTTATTTTCTGATGCACTTTAGAGGAGAAAGCCTGACTCATATTGAGTTATTCACTGTCCTGTGATTCAAAATTCAATACTCCGTAACTCTCCACAGGTTTCTTTTGTGAAAAGGGATAGGATTGATAGGCTAAGGTAACTGGATACTTTCAAAACTACATTACTTCCAGTGTGAAATTgcagaaagaaaaagaaaaacataggGAGGTTACTTTTGtcttttttttatttctgatCTGTCTCTCTTTTAAATTCAGTTAATAAGACTACATTTAGATCAGTTAATGAACTAACTGATTGGTCTAAAACACCAATTGTTTGTTTTTATTGGAAGAAAGGCACTTTTTATGCTTGTCAAGCCATTTTGAAAAGAAGAATAAACCATCTATAAATCTATTGAATTTTAGTAacattaatttttgattttttgctTCTTTATAGTTCTTTTGTATGAAACAAATGATCTATCAGAGTTTCGTGTCATTTTCAAAAAGATTTGATGGGACCTTAGAAGCAAGAAGGAAAAAAATTCTAAGAAATTTCCCTAATAATTTCTAGAAGATAATACAAATTGAATTTCAAGGTCTTCTTTGTGAAAACCTGGTAAGAATCGATGATGTCTACTCATTTTTTACTGGAActctcacatgcacacacactcacatacACATACAATTCTGTGTATGGTTATATATTGGTTGCTTCCTTTCCTAGACACTCCAAATCTTTGAACCCTATGGTAAGGACTTTCTCTTCCTCATCCCCGACTTGCTCCTGCCCTCCCCCTCCTGTTTCTACTGATgtggaacttttttttttttttttttcgatttcaTGTtgaaatgattaatgttttttaCAAATTGTTTTACGATTTTAACACACATTAGATTAAATCTATGATCAATTTATGCACAATATTTGGTTTTTACCCttgtttaattatatttttcaaatatgaatatTGCAAAAATAATTGAATgtaatgaaattttatttatttatttttagctATGGCTTTGGCTGTGATATTCATAGATTAGACATTTTACATGAAGTGGTGTAAGGACTTTCTCATCCTCATCCCTGACTTGCTCCTGCCCTCCCCCTCCCGTTTCTACTGATgtggaacttttttttttttttgatttcatgttgaaatgattaatgttttttaCAAATTGTTTTATGATTTTAACACACATTAGATTAAATCTATGATCAATTTATGCACAATATTTGGTTTTTACCCttgtttaattatatttttcaaatatgaattttgcaaaaataattgaatgtaatgaaattttatttatttatttttagctATGGCTTTGGCTGTGATATTCATAGATTAGACATTTTACATGAAGTGGTGTATTGATTGTGCTGGTGTTTCAAATATTGGCATGTAGTTATGTACAATTGTTGGCACaatttagtgaaaaataatgattgCATTTGTAACTTAAACATGCATGCAACAACATACTACTAATTACTAAAGGCTTTTACTTGTGCCTCTTGGTGCATGTTTCTATGTTTCCACATGCCATAATCTGGCTGAATGTATTAGTGAGCTGTCAAATTTGATGATCACCTTTCCTATTCCTATatatttaaagaaattttctaatttataaattctactaaaattttttaattatttttttgttttattttctttcaacTCAACATCTTTCACTAGGTTCCTGAACCATTTCTTTCTCATGGAGGACCACATTTTTTAAACAATGAAAGTTATGTTGCCAATGATGGAATGGATATCAACTATCAAATCCTAGTTTTACAAGATATCGAATTTTTGGATTGTGGGGAAGAATTCCGTATCCAGGAAAATGCATGTGTACAGGTATATACCTGTGTATATATAGAGATGAAAAGTTTGGTTGGGCAAGTAGAACAATTTGTGTTGATAAAAATTAGAGAGGGAACTTCTGAAATCTCTGGCTATATCCGCAGTAGGGAAAATGATAAAGCTGCATTCGTGCAGTTGTTCAATCGCTTACAAAGGCTGAGATTATTAAGTGTGAGTTCGGGCTTTGGTGGGGTTAGGATGCTTGGAATGGTAATGGGTAGTATCATTGAGAAAGATAAAGAAATTGTCTCCAAACTGAATGAAACGGCTTTTAATAGGTATAAGTAGATGAATAGGACTAGTACTAGCAACACCTAATAGGAAGAATGCACTTTTTAACAATTGTAACTTTTTCTAATGGCACTTATACAATAAATTTTCAATCTCATTTTTATGTTTAGTTTCTTATACAAAAATTCTGATTCAAAAACCTTTCCATCCAAATCTGtttcttgtgcaatcaatttaggaaaattattatcttattaatttttTGGTTCTATTTCTGTTGATTTTtgatttaaaatcatttttggttTTATTTAAACAGGCTCTGCAAGGACATCGTTAATAATAACAATTGGGCCATCTGCACGACATCATGCTGAAACCACTAGCACAATAATGTTTGGTCAGCGGGTGAGTATGGTAAAAGACTTTCTGATCAAGTTATTTGGGAATACCCAAAAACCACATTTATTTTTTTCATCGTGTTATTTGAAAATACAGCAGTCAGCAGTAATATGGGTGATGTGTTATTATCTGACCTGCATGTGATATATGATTGTGGTACAGTCTTTCAATATTTTAGTTTCTGTGATGCTCAGCTGCTGATCATATGCCTGTGAATAAATGTtatcttttggtattttctccTTCAAAATGGAACTGCATTGATGTGAAAAGGTTTCCATGAAATAAGTGTTGCTCTTATTCTTAATAGAAATGTGATATTTCAAGGCAGTGACTTATCTTGTGCCTTTTGCAGGCAATGAAAATAGAAAACATGTTGAAACTTAAAGAAGAATTTGATTATGAAAGTCTATGTCGGAAGCTTGAGAACCAGTTAGACCAACTCACTGTAGAAATTGAGAGGCAGCAAAAATTGAGAGAAACTGACAAAAGTGATATGGAAAAGAAGATTAGGGAGTGTCAAAACTCCTTAGCCGAGGCTGAGAAGAGTCTGCTGAGAAGGTCTGAGGTAGTTACCCACCACTGATATATTATTTTGCAATTTTAAATAATGAAATGCCACTCTGTAATGCCTAGGGTAGTCTTAGTTTCACACTTTTTTGTTATTTTggtttatttttaatattttttatttacttatttgtgCTTTGCAATTTTTATCTAATGCGATTATTTAATGCCTAGAGTAGTAATTCATTTTGGTTTATCTATAATATTTGTGCACCtggttatttttttattgtattgtCAGTATCCTCTTTTTGAATATGTCTTGTACTAGCAGTTTTTAGAGGACAAATACTCGTCTGGAATTGGAGATGAAAATATCTAACTGAGTTGAATCGTTAGAAGGATCATAATGATGAGGTTGCACATCCAGAGTTTAAACTTTAAAACAGGGCAaagtttttccttttctttagaCAGAACTTTACCTTGTCTCTCTTTGTCACTTTTCTTTTTGTAGTTCATGCCATTAATTTTATCTTTTAACACAAGAAAAAAActggaaaataaaaggaaatgaaAGTATGAGCATTAACAGCGTTAGACTGATTTGTCATTAACTTTGCTGGCTGCTCCTTGGCACCACTCATTAATAAGCATTTGTATTAGTAATAAGTACTTGTCGTAAATAAGTAGCGTCTGGTATCTTATGGGAAAAATATCTTTAGAAAAACTTCAAATAAGAGGATTTTTGACAAATGGTGGGAGTTGCTTATAGTTTTTTGTAAGAGGTTGAGAAGTATCTACTTATATTTATAATATAGTAATATTTTGAATgtcataatattataataaaaatataatattatcataaatatattttattattatagtatatttatactattatatttttACAGCAATATAATagtatattttataaattatgaTCCTATAATATTGTAATAAAATGGcactatttataatatttaataatataatttaacaATATAGCAATGTACTAAATGTCCTCTTAAATTTCTATATCATATTATTGAAATagccctatttataatatttaataatacaATATAAGAATATAGCAATGTACTAAATATCCTCTTAAAtttctatataatattattaaatattatagctatatatgattatatattattttcatattgcAAGTTACACATTAATATTTTGTTATGTAAATTATTAATCAAATCAATGCTTATTTTCTAAAATTGTTAAATATTTCTTTAATCCGTCAGCAATTATTAGTAGATCTTATAAAGTTAGTACTTTTTCTAATTCAGCACTTAATAATAAATGGTACCAAAGCTTTAAAAATTTCTTGCTCTCTCTTTTAGTGCATGGTTACTAAGAGATAAATTCAATTAAACCCACAAGTACATCATCCTATGAAGTGTTTGGTCTATCATATATGTATAGATTCCCAAActgttttttggtttttctttATTGTCTTTGTTTCTTGCTTTATAAGGTTTTGCTATCTCATATTAGGATCAGTGCATTTTGGTTACCAAAATTTTTTGACCCACATGGACCTGAGCACTAATATTGATGTTTTGGCTGTTAGTAGCATCACCAGCTTGAAAATTCTAAATACCAGAAAGTACTCATGGATACCACTCAGATGTATGAGAAGAAAGTTGCTGAGTTGATTAAGCAATTGGAAGATGAGCGTGCTCGCTCCATGAGTGCTGAAGAACAGTTGAATGTGATGAAGAATCTTTTAAGCAATCATCAAGATTCAACTCAGGTTAACCATCTATGTATTTATTATTAGGAAGGATACTTGGTTATGTTTTCGGTTTTATGTTCAATCTCTTTGTCCATTCTTTTAGTTGTGTCCTTGGTGCGATTTCTTTTCCTGTAAAAAGGAAATTTGACTTTCTCTTGGAGGCATTGTTTTTAAAGGTCCTCTTTGTCTCACAGaatctctacttgtattttgaTCCATATTTGAGTATCTGCATAGAAGTTCAGCTTTCCCGCCTGAAGTTTTTGGTAATGTAAAGACGACTCAAATGCTATCTTTTCTTAGCAGAAACATCAGATGGAAATTTCCGCATACCAAAAAGCACTTGCAGACACCACTCAAATGTATGAGAAGAAAATAGCGGAGTTGTTGAAGAAGCAACTGGAGGATGTGCATGCCCATTCTATAGGTGTTGAAGAAAAACTGAATGTGGTAAAGAAGCTCCTCATTAACCAAAACTTACACAGGTCAAATTTGTGTTTGTTATGTCATTAAACACACAGGCATGCACTATGTGCATGTGTGTATATGTAGACTAACTCCCCCTTCATGTCGGCGCATGTGGAGAGATAATTAAACAATGAATAAAACTCATTATGGGGAATAAGATAATTTTCAACAAACAAATGATTAAATTAATGCAGGCAACTAGAACAGAATTCAGGACCCCTTGGCAAttgtggctctaataccatgttaagtCGCCACTTAATGTAAAAGCTTGAGTAACTTGGCTTGTTTGCTTCTATGTTTTATTTTCAGTTTCCCTCTAGTCCCTGTAATGTTCATTGTGTTTTGTTGAGGTTTTCAATTAATGGGAAATTTTGATGTCCCATCAAAACTGGAAGGATACATTTCTTTTTGATGGCCTTTAGTTGAGTTCATATGATGATAGTGATGACATatccaaataaaataaatgataaattgtCTTGTATTTTTAAATGTGTATGTGTTTGCCTTAACAATTTATTAAAGCTCGGgcattttataaattttatgtcTAATTTATTTGCCAATAGTTGTCATCTCTCTGTAATACAGGACAAACTCTCTTATTAAAATTCTTCGTAGGATACTGGACAACATATTTTTCGATGATGTTCAAATGTTCAATACTGAATTGCATGATTTTTGCTCATTTATTGTTCCTATTTGCTTGTGGAACTGCAGCTTGCTTTCATTGCGATCCTTCAGCTTCATGGctccatttttttttgtttttttttattttctctattttttcgcTGTATCAAGTTGAAGACATGATGGACTATGGTAATTTGTGCCTTGTGTAATATGTATACACATAGCAGAACACAGTTGTGAagacaaaaaaattattattagacaagacttttttttttggggggggggggggggaacaggGGGGAGGCCTTATGATTCAGCATTGAACTTATGTATTATTGGAAGACAAACAGGTGCGAAAGGAGATTATTAGCATCCTTTAGCAGCCAAGCCCCAATTTAGcagttttgtttttttgttttttgtttttttgatatCAGAGACACTGAAGTTCTCATGGAAGACACCACATCATTACCATTATCACATGGATTTTAATTCATTTTGATGTACATCTGCTTTATGCCTTTTTTCCCTATTTAAAACCAATAAATCAATGCCTATATCATTCTCTTGGAAAACTCTATTTGAGTGCCTTGTATCTCTTACATTTTTCAAtgttaaatgattttttttttcctagggGAATGAGTAATGATtaacttttgaattttccttAAAGAGTCAGAAGCAGGAAGAGATTAATGAACTAACTGTGAAGTTACGAGACAAGTGTCAACTATATGAAGATCTTTTATCAGAAAAGGTAGGTTGGATTTTGATGCTAAATAAATCTGTGGATTTTCCTTTATCATAAAGGTAATTTCTTTGTCATAAGGATAGAATAAAAAAGTCTTATCACTTATAGAACTCTTGAAGATGACTGCTCTGTGAGAAATTTTCTGTTTAGGTTTTGGCTTGAATAGCTTGCTATTTTGTTAATGGCAATCTTTATTTGTTTTCTCAACAATTTGGATTCTTAAGGAAACATTAAAAGAGGAAATTCATGGTGTGAGGCAAGAGCTTTTAGTTGAAGAGAAGCAAAGGAAGACTGTTGAAAATGAGCTAGTCAGGATAAAGAAGCTTTTACCTCAAAATGATGATGAAGGCGAGGTAAGTTGTTTCATTCTGGTTCATAGCTCACAAGTATCATCCATGTTTTGAAATcttacatattttttatttttcagcaggaaaagaagttatatttgAAGGAAAATATAGGCAGAGAATCTTTAGCTTTGACTCGAATGATTCTGCACAAGCCAAACCAAGCAGTGGAGACAGTATCTTCTCAGAGGGCTACAATTACACAGATGTGCAAAGAAGGCAAGATCTATTTATAATAAAGCCATGTTATTACATTTGACGTGTTTCCTTTTCGTTGATTTGGCTTCTTGAAATATATTGATTTACAAGTTGTTTGGGCTCTCATATAGTTGGTCTTCAAAAGATATTAGCTTTATTATCATCTGAAGATATAGATGTCCAAATCAATGCTGTGAAGATGGTGGCCAATCTTGCTTCTGAAGGTACATagaattttttatctttttttgcTAATATCTTCTGTGTAAATGGATTAATGCCTGCTTTGCAGCTTTGCAGTTTTGTTTGACGTTCTCATAGTGGATCCCCATGCCTTTGATTTAATAAATTCTTTCAgcctctctgtctctctctctcgcacCATCCCTTGTAATTCAGTGACTTCAGTTATTGATTTTATAATGGTCATTCTTTTACCCAGTTCATCGTCCTTTCACTGCATAGTTTAGGACATGTGCTAATGTGGcattatgaagaaaaaaaaaagatgccaAAACAGATGCTTAGTGTCATCCAAGAATCTATAGTATGTTTGAGTTGTGGAGtaagaaatagaaagagaaaaaacTATGACATTTGAGTGATTAtttactgttttttttttcctttctttttggcATCTTAAGCTTCTGTATACTCTTTACTCTTGAAATGTAGTCAAGCATTAAAATTGGGTAAACAAGAAGTTGGTTCCTCGTTGAATTTGATAAAGATTTGAGTTTTTAAGGCTTTGTTCACCTATGAATTTAAACATTAATTTAGCTGAACCTTGAAGTGCTGAATAATTTCAAAACACTTCTAATCAAATTGATTTCTCAAAATCCACGAGAATTTATATATGTCAAGCAACTTTTTGGAATGGTGCCTGGATTTGTTTGAATTGTGCCTTCTTATTATAAATACATTTGTTGGCCTATGATTGCGGGTTTGAAGTGGAATCCTGGGCCTTTTACACTGCCTGTCACCCTATGGGTGCTGGCCATGCCTGGAGTCGTTACTGCAAAGAGGGGGATGCTGAAGGCAGGTTTGGGATGGAGAAGGTTAAGGCTTCAGCTTTGCATGGTTTTAATATGACTTCCTCCCAGGATTGTTGGGATGTGATAAGGTGTACTTAATAAAGATACTTAATGAGAGTTCTACTTTAATGGGATTTTGGGCAAAAGCATTACCTCTACTTTCCTGACTTTGGTGTCTAAGAAGACTATTTATTAATGTTGCTGGCTTTTGGTTTATCAATCTAGTCAATGTGTATATAATATTAATGATAAGGTTTTTACGGATGGGCTGGTTTTGTTATAGAAGAAACTGTTTCTCAGGCTCAATGTGTTTTTTGTCGGGGATGGACAGCTTGTGGATGCCATCCTAGTATCTAATGAGGTTGTGGAGGATGTTTGGGTTGGAATTTTCTGGATATGGCCTTTAATAGGAAGGGTCTTGGTGAGAGATGGTGGGATTGGATGAGAGTTCTACTTTAATGGAATCTTGGCGAAGTATTAAATTTTCATCACTTTGGTGCCTAAGAAGAGTCGGTCTATTAAGGTTACTGATTTTTCATCTGTCAGTCTGGTTACTAGTATGTATAAGATTATCACTAAGGTTCTTGCAGATAGGGCTGAGATTTGTAATATAAGACACTATATTTCAGGCTCAATGTGcttttgttgggggggggggggttagacAGCTTGTGGATGCCATCTTAATAGCTAATGAGGATGCTCACACGAGAAAAGGGAAGGGGGCTgtgtttaaaatttgaaaaggCTCATAATTGGGTTAGTTTGAATTTCTGGATAAGGACTCTCATAGATGGGTAATGGGTTTTGGTGAGAGGTGGTGGGACTGGATGAGAGAGGGCTTGTCTAATGCCTCTTTTTTAGTCATTATTAATAAAGAACCTATTTTGTGATTTGGCGCTTCGAGTGGTGTTAGACAAGGGGATTTACTATCTCCTTCTTTGTTCCTGTGGTAGATATCTTGAGTAGATTGGTAAGCAGGGCTGTGAGGTGGCTGTGCTGTCTCATCTTCGGGATGGcactatttttttcttaaaagttcaTGCAGAATCTTTTCTGAATGTGCATAAATACAACTTTCTTGAGTGGGTTTCTGGTTTTAAATTAATCTTAGGTAGAGAAGAAGTGTCTAAGCATCTTCTTCACGTTCTTTAGGCAGTCTTATCATCTTGGTTCGTCTTTCTACTATCCCGCTTTATTTCTTATCTGGTTTTTCAGTAGGATTAACTAGGGGTGTTGAgagttgtgagattttctttgGTCTGGATTCAGGGGATTGAAGGATCCTAGTTGGGAGATTGATTGGTCTTAGAAGGAGGGGATTTTTAGGTCTTGATAAGTTGGTTTCTGTAAACATTGTTATAATATGTAAATAGCTTTGTTGGTTCCCCTTAAAGGAGGATTTCCTTTGGCACAaagttatt
This region of Malania oleifera isolate guangnan ecotype guangnan chromosome 10, ASM2987363v1, whole genome shotgun sequence genomic DNA includes:
- the LOC131165419 gene encoding kinesin-like protein KIN-UC isoform X3 produces the protein MASSSTLRSSHRYSERQASSSSSSSSYSSSCSSRSVSFSGLQHPPARPKLPASRRSVPTNPRFQPDDCNSEPGRVRVAVRLRPRNAEDLLLDADFADCVELQPELKRLKLRKNSWSTESYKFDELFTESASQKRVYDAVAKPVVECVLNGYNGTVMAYGQTGTGKTYTVGSLGKDDASERGIMVRALEDIISSTSPAYDSVEISYLQLYMESLQDLLAPEKINIPIVEDSKNGEISLPGAAVVKVQDLDHSLQLLQVGEANRHAENTKLNTNSSRSHAILMVNVRRSFSERVDNEIVSQEKHIKRELYGGNGIHTVRKSKLLIVDLAGSERLDKSGSEGHLLEEAKFINLSLTSLGKCINALAENNAHIPTRDSKLTRLLRDSFGGSARTSLIITIGPSARHHAETTSTIMFGQRAMKIENMLKLKEEFDYESLCRKLENQLDQLTVEIERQQKLRETDKSDMEKKIRECQNSLAEAEKSLLRRSEHHQLENSKYQKVLMDTTQMYEKKVAELIKQLEDERARSMSAEEQLNVMKNLLSNHQDSTQKHQMEISAYQKALADTTQMYEKKIAELLKKQLEDVHAHSIGVEEKLNVSQKQEEINELTVKLRDKCQLYEDLLSEKETLKEEIHGVRQELLVEEKQRKTVENELVRIKKLLPQNDDEGEQEKKLYLKENIGRESLALTRMILHKPNQAVETVSSQRATITQMCKEVGLQKILALLSSEDIDVQINAVKMVANLASEDINQEKIVEEGGLDALLRLLQSSQNATILRVASGAIANLAMNELNQGLIMNKGGARLLTNAASKTDDLQTLRMVAGAIANLCGNEKLHITLKEDGCIKALLGMVRSGNINIIAQVARGMANFAKCESRGIIQGHRKGRSLLFEEGLLEWLIANSNTTTSSTRRHIELALCHLAQNEDNAKDFISCGGVQGLARISVESTREDIRNLANKTLKLNSKFLAEMDGKQARR
- the LOC131165419 gene encoding kinesin-like protein KIN-UC isoform X1, with the translated sequence MASSSTLRSSHRYSERQASSSSSSSSYSSSCSSRSVSFSGLQHPPARPKLPASRRSVPTNPRFQPDDCNSEPGRVRVAVRLRPRNAEDLLLDADFADCVELQPELKRLKLRKNSWSTESYKFDELFTESASQKRVYDAVAKPVVECVLNGYNGTVMAYGQTGTGKTYTVGSLGKDDASERGIMVRALEDIISSTSPAYDSVEISYLQLYMESLQDLLAPEKINIPIVEDSKNGEISLPGAAVVKVQDLDHSLQLLQVGEANRHAENTKLNTNSSRSHAILMVNVRRSFSERVDNEIVSQEKHIKRELYGGNGIHTVRKSKLLIVDLAGSERLDKSGSEGHLLEEAKFINLSLTSLGKCINALAENNAHIPTRDSKLTRLLRDSFGGSARTSLIITIGPSARHHAETTSTIMFGQRAMKIENMLKLKEEFDYESLCRKLENQLDQLTVEIERQQKLRETDKSDMEKKIRECQNSLAEAEKSLLRRSEHHQLENSKYQKVLMDTTQMYEKKVAELIKQLEDERARSMSAEEQLNVMKNLLSNHQDSTQQKHQMEISAYQKALADTTQMYEKKIAELLKKQLEDVHAHSIGVEEKLNVSQKQEEINELTVKLRDKCQLYEDLLSEKETLKEEIHGVRQELLVEEKQRKTVENELVRIKKLLPQNDDEGEQEKKLYLKENIGRESLALTRMILHKPNQAVETVSSQRATITQMCKEVGLQKILALLSSEDIDVQINAVKMVANLASEDINQEKIVEEGGLDALLRLLQSSQNATILRVASGAIANLAMNELNQGLIMNKGGARLLTNAASKTDDLQTLRMVAGAIANLCGNEKLHITLKEDGCIKALLGMVRSGNINIIAQVARGMANFAKCESRGIIQGHRKGRSLLFEEGLLEWLIANSNTTTSSTRRHIELALCHLAQNEDNAKDFISCGGVQGLARISVESTREDIRNLANKTLKLNSKFLAEMDGKQARR
- the LOC131165419 gene encoding kinesin-like protein KIN-UC isoform X2; protein product: MASSSTLRSSHRYSERQASSSSSSSSYSSSCSSRSVSFSGLQHPPARPKLPASRRSVPTNPRFQPDDCNSEPGRVRVAVRLRPRNAEDLLLDADFADCVELQPELKRLKLRKNSWSTESYKFDELFTESASQKRVYDAVAKPVVECVLNGYNGTVMAYGQTGTGKTYTVGSLGKDDASERGIMVRALEDIISSTSPAYDSVEISYLQLYMESLQDLLAPEKINIPIVEDSKNGEISLPGAAVVKVQDLDHSLQLLQVGEANRHAENTKLNTNSSRSHAILMVNVRRSFSERVDNEIVSQEKHIKRELYGGNGIHTVRKSKLLIVDLAGSERLDKSGSEGHLLEEAKFINLSLTSLGKCINALAENNAHIPTRDSKLTRLLRDSFGGSARTSLIITIGPSARHHAETTSTIMFGQRAMKIENMLKLKEEFDYESLCRKLENQLDQLTVEIERQQKLRETDKSDMEKKIRECQNSLAEAEKSLLRRSEHHQLENSKYQKVLMDTTQMYEKKVAELIKQLEDERARSMSAEEQLNVMKNLLSNHQDSTQQKHQMEISAYQKALADTTQMYEKKIAELLKKQLEDVHAHSIGVEEKLNVSQKQEEINELTVKLRDKCQLYEDLLSEKETLKEEIHGVRQELLVEEKQRKTVENELVRIKKLLPQNDDEGEEKKLYLKENIGRESLALTRMILHKPNQAVETVSSQRATITQMCKEVGLQKILALLSSEDIDVQINAVKMVANLASEDINQEKIVEEGGLDALLRLLQSSQNATILRVASGAIANLAMNELNQGLIMNKGGARLLTNAASKTDDLQTLRMVAGAIANLCGNEKLHITLKEDGCIKALLGMVRSGNINIIAQVARGMANFAKCESRGIIQGHRKGRSLLFEEGLLEWLIANSNTTTSSTRRHIELALCHLAQNEDNAKDFISCGGVQGLARISVESTREDIRNLANKTLKLNSKFLAEMDGKQARR